GTGAAAACGGCGGCGTCCTCGGCGCTCGTGCAAATATCGCGTTCGGCTTCCTCGAAAGTATCAAAAGTGTCAGCCGCTGCCGGCACAGCCACCAGAAGGCTGATCGCAACAAGCCCCATCACCCTTGCCCTGATACCGGTCATCACATCCTCCCTCACGCCGCTGCATACGTGCCTGCAGCTGCCAGCCTAACCGCGCACTTGGCCCGGACGAAACTATGATTTTCCATAGGGACTGAAACGGGGCGGCGCTGGAAATGAAAACGGCCCAGCCTTATCAGAGCCGGGCCGCTTTCAATATTTTGCGTGTCAGAACAGGGCCGTCACGTCATTCAGGTCAGCGAGATCGAGGCCCGCAAGGAAGACGCTGTTCTCCCCGCCCAGATCAATCAGCACGCCGGCGACGCCGTCCACCGATGTTTCGCTGGCCGCCGCGATCAGGTCATCAAGGACAGTGAAGCCGCTGCCGGACTGGCGGAAATCGAGGGCATCCTCATCCACATCGAAGTCGCTGATCACATCGTGGCCAACCAGCATGCCGAACAGGAAGGTATCCGCGCCGTCGCCGCCCGAAAGGATGTCATCCCCCGCGTTGGCCCACAGCGTGTCGTCCCCGGCACCGCCCACAACGGTGTCGTTACCATCACCATTGTAAATGAGGTCATCACCCTCGCCGCCGGCAAGATTGTCATCGCCTTCGCGGCCCCAAAGGAGGTCGTCACCGGCGCCGCCCATGACGGTGTCGTCACCGCGCCCGCCACCGAGCGTGTCGCTGCCTTCATCACCAAGTACCCGGTCATCGCCAAGATCGAAACGGCCTGCATAGATCAGGTCGTTGCCGGCATCGCCCCGCACACTGTCGTTGCCGACGCCACCCAGCAGCAAGTCGTCATCGTCGCCGCCATGGATGGTGTCGTCGCCCGTGCCGCCATTGATCGTGTCGCGGCCATTACCGGAATCGATACGGTCATTGCCGCCGCCCGGTTTGATGAAATCGTCAAAGTCGGTGCCGACCAGCGTGTCGTTGCCGTTACTGCCGGTCTGTTCAGCCGCGTCGCTGACCTGGATGTTGAAGCCACGGGAGGAGGTCAGGCCCAACGCATCGCGCGCCGTGACCAGGATGTTCACGGCCGGTTCCGTTTCAAAATCAAGCGATACACCGGCCTTCAGTTTCAGCGTGCTACCGATGACCTCGAACCGGCTGTCCGACACGGTGAAGGTAACGGCGCCACCTTCGGGGTCCACCGCCGTCAGGGTGCCGATGGTGGCACCGGCGGCATTTTCCGCCACTGTCTGGCCACTGAGCTGCGGGGCCGCGGGCGCCAGATTGCCGGCATTGACGAGTGATACCGTCATCGTTGCGGGTGCTGCTGCGAAGGTCGTGCCGTCATTGACGCTATAGGTGAAGGTATAGCTGCCAGCCGCATCGCCCGTATAGGTGAGCTGCGCGATATTGGCCGCCGTGATCACCTGGTTGAGCGTAACATCCACGCCGTTCAGCTTCAGTATGCCGGTTGCCGGCAGCGTATCGATCCGGATGCTGGCGAGCGTGTCGCCACTATCCACATCGGCGAAGGCGAAATTCGAGGCCGCGAAAGTGAGCGACTTGCCTGCCGTGCCCGAGGCAGTCCCCCCCGACGAGGTCGGCGCGTCATTCACCCCGGTGATATCGATATTGACCGTGCCGAGCGTGACATTGCCGCCCCCGCCCGAGCCCGTATTGCCGCCGTCGTTTGCGGTGATCGTCAGCGTCGCCGCGTCATTGCCCGCCGCATTCGATGCCCCGGTATATTGCACGTTCGATGCGGTGTTGAGCCATGTGTCGATGTCGGCAATCGTACCGGCAAGCGAAAGCGAACCGGTGCCGGAGCCCGTAACGGTGACCCCGCCACCCGATGATGCCGTCATGGTGCCGGCGTTCACAGCCAGCGTCACCGTTACCGATGCCACACCGCTGTCGTCACTGAGGCTGATTGCCGAGATATTGAGATTCGATGCCGTGTCCTCCGTGACCGTCACATCCGTCGGCACGCCTGTCGCCGACGGATTGTCGTTCACGGGATCCACATTGATCGTCACATCAGCCGAACCGGATGCGGCATTCGAGCCGGCATCGGTGACCGTGATCCGGATTTCGCGGTCGCCGTCGGTCGGCGTATCGCCGCCCACATTGTCATATTGCAGCGCCTGAACAAGCGTCTGCACACGGGCGACCGTTGCATCGGAATTGAAGGTGATGGTCAGGTCTTCGCCGGCCCCGCCGGTTGCCCCCACATTGATCGTGCCGATGGCCGTGCCGCCCACCGATACGGTGGAGCCTGCCGTCATGCCTGCAGAGAGCGTCACCGTGCCACTTGTGTTGAGCGTGATCCGGTCTTCATTCTGCTGGCCGGACTGATAGCTGACCGTCAGGTTACCGCCATCGAAATCGGACGAATCCGCATCGGTGATCGAGGCCGCGGTCCCGGTATCAAGCGCAACGGCACTGCCGCCTTCCGTCCAGGTGGCACTATCGCCATCCATGTTGCTGATCACCGGCGGGTTCGGCGTCATGGTGATCGTGAAGGCGCCGGAGGCATCCTGATCGCCACCGTTCGCCGTGCCGTCCCCATCATTGAGGGTGAGGGTAAAGTCCCGTGCCCCAAGCCCGCTCGGGCCCGAATAATTCAGATTCTGGATCAGCGTCTGGATATTCGCGGATGTGGCGTTCGCCGTATCGAAATCGATTTCGAGCGTGTTGCCGCCCTGCCCGTCGTTCGTGGCATGGACCGTGCCGACCGAAACACCGCCGACCATGATTGTCTCACCCGCTGAAATGACACCATCCCCGCCCGAGGTGACATTGGCGCCATCGACAGACCAGCTGCCATTCGCTGTGCCGGAATCCTGGGCAATCGTCAGGAACCCGCCATTATAGTCGGCGGAATCAGCATTGGTGACAGTCGCGTCATCAAGATCGGTCACATTTTCCGCACCTGTGCCCGCCACAATCTCGCTGGCGCTATCGCCAAATACGTTACCCACGGACGGCGCGTCATTCACTGGCGTCAGCGACACGGTCGACGAGATCGCCAGCGATGCCGTGTCGTCACCACCGTTCGCGGTACCGCCGCTATCAGCCATGCTGGTGATGGTGACCACACGGCTCGAGCCTGTCGTCGGATCGTCGCTCGTGTTCTGATACCCGAGGCCATCGACCAGTGTGGTGACAGCCGCTTCGCTCATGGTGCCGCCGGACAGCGTCACCGTCGCCGTGCCGCCGGTGACGGAGACACTGTAGGACAGGCTGTTGGTTGCGGTAGTGCCGCTGTTGCCGTTCGTCAGTGCGATGGACGTGCCATCGGCAGCGAGGATCTCAGACGCTCCGTCCGACAGGTTGGTCACGGTCAGCGTCAGGCCGCTCACCGTCTGCCCGCTTTCCACGGTCGACGCCGAGACGGTGTTGAAGAGATCAGCGGCACCTGCCCCTTCCACATAGGTCGGGTCACCGCCTGTTGCCGTCAGCGTCGGTTCATCATTCACACCGGTGATCGAAACGGTCGTCGAGCCCGTCACCGTACCCGGATTGTCGCCCGTGCCTTGCGCGCTGGCGCTGTTGCCGTCGCTGAAGGTCCAGTCCATCTGGGCCGTGGCCGGTGGCGTGTTGGACGTGTTCTGGTAGGTGATGGCCTGCAACACGGCATCAACAAGCGCGCCCGTCGCAGTGGTGCCCGAGGATGTGAAATTGATGGTCAGCGTGCCGTTCACATCCGTGAAGGTTGCAAACGTCAGGCCGCCGGCCTGCAGGTCGCCGCCCGAAACTGCAAAGCTTCCGCTTGCCCCGAAGCCGAAAGTATCGGTCGTATCGGCGCCGCCGTTCCGCGCGATGGTGAGCGAGGCGCCAGCGAAATCGGCGGCCGCATCAAGCTCAAGGTCCGCCACCGTCACATCGCTGTCGAGCGTGACGGCGCTGCCCCCTTCCGTGAAGGAGGGCGTGCCGTCCAGCCCTGCAAAGGTCGGGGCATCGTTCACTGCGGCGCTATCAACATTCACGGTGCCAACGGCAATATCGCCGCCGCCGTTGCCATCGTTGATGGTGACCGCAATGGTCGTGACATCATTGCCGGTCACGTTCGAGGCCGTCGCATAGGTTACGTTCGACGGCGTATCGAAATAGCTTTCGATATCGGCGATCGTTCCGGTCAGCGTGAAAGTGCCAGTTCCGTTGCCGCTCGCCGCCAGGGAATAAGGCGCCGGATTGGCAAGCCCGAAGGTGCCAGCCCCTGCCGATACCTTCACGGTGACCGTGTCGCCGTCCACATCCGTAAAGCTGATACCACTGAAATCGACAGACGAAGCGGTGTCTTCTGCCACCGTGATATCGCTCGGCGCGCCGGCGCCGGACGGATCGTCATTCACACCGGTGATATCGATATTCACCACAGCCGGGGTGCCATCATCCGTCCCGTCATTCGGCGTGATCGTCAGCGTCGTCGCATCATTGCCGGCAGCGTTGGATGCACCCGTGTACTGGATGTTGGAGGCCGTATCGAGATAGGTGTTGATGTTGGCGACAGTGCCCGTCAGCGTCATCGTGCCCGTGCCAGAGCCACCGATGGTGACCCCGCCGCCCGAAGAGGCCGCCATCGTGCCGGCCCCTGCCGCCAGCGTTACGGTCAGGCTGTCGCCTTCCACGTCCGCGAAGGTAACGGCAGAAAGATCAAGGTCGCTGGCGGTATCTTCAGTGACCGTAACATCACTCGGCGCGCCCGAAATGGTCGGCGCGTCATTCACGGCGGTGATGTCGATATTCACAACAGCAGGCGTGCCATTCACTGTGCCATCGTTCGGTGTGATGGTCACGGTCGTCGCGTCGTTGCCGTTCGCATTGGACGCACCCGTGTACTGGATGTTCGACGCCGTATCGAGGAAGGTGTTGATATTGGCGACCGTGCCCGACAGCGTCATCGTGCCGGTGCCCGAGCCACCCACAGTGACCCCGCCGCCAGACGAAGCCGCCATCGTGCCGGCACCTGCCGCCAGCGTTACGGTAAGGCTGTCGCCTTCCACATCCGCCAGGGTGATAGCGGAAAGATCGAGGTTGCTGGCCGTATCCTCGGTGACCGTCACATCGCTCGGCGCGCCCGAAATGGTCGGGGCATCGTTCACGGCGGTGATATCGATATTCACATTGGCCGGAGTGCCATCAACGGTACCGTCGTTCGGTGTGATGGTCAGCGTTGTGGCATCGTCACCATTCGCATTGGACGCGCCGGTATACTGGATGTTGGAGGCCGTATCGAGGAAGGTATTGATATTGGCGGCCGTGCCCGACAGTGTCATCGTGCCGGTGCCGGAACCGCCCACAGTCACGCTGCCACCCGAAGAGGCTGCCATCGTGCCGGCCCCGACCGCCAGCGTCACCGTCAGGCTGTCGCCGTCAGCATCGGCAAAGGTAACAGCAGAAAGATCAAGGTTGCTGGCGGTGTCTTCAGTGACCGTCACATCGCTCGGCGCGCCGGATACAGTTGGCGCATTGTTCGGCGCACTGATCGAACTGATCGCCAGATTATCGATACTGAAATAGCCGCTATTGTCGACGGCATAGATATAAAGCTTCGTGATATTGTCGAAGCCGGTAAGGTTGATCGTGCCACCTGCGGAATCGGCATAGGTTCCGGTTGTGACAGAATCTCCCTGGTCGGAAGTGATCTTGAACGAATCGTTGGTCCCGGAAACATTGTAAAGATAGATCGAGGTTGCCGAAAACTGGTAGCCGCCATTGAAGGACAGCGTGAGCATGGTTTCCCCAGAGCTCGTGTATCCCCGTCCGAAGCCCATATATGTACTGGCACTGGCGCCGTCCAAGGTCAGCGTGTAACCGCTGTCGGTCGCACTGGCATTGACGCTGTTGGCACCACCCAACGAACCGGCTGTACCAATACTGCTGAAGTTGATCGTGCCCGGGATCGCCAGCACGCCCGAAAAATCGGCGAGCGCTGCATCCGAGAAAGGCGTTTCGGCCTCGATATCACCGGTACGAATTTCAAGATCCCAGTCGCCGCCTGCTGCAACCGAACCGGTCAGGTCATCGGACGCCGCCACATCAGCGCCCGTTGCCTTGGCAACCGCGTCGATGAAGGCCTGTCCGGTGCCACCGCCCCCCACTTCGCAGCCATAGAGAAGGAGGTCGCCACCTTCGCCGAGCGCTTTGCCGATCGTCGCCAGAGCATCACTATGATCTTCAATATTGTCAGCCGTCACCGTATCGGTGCCGAAAACGAGAGCGCCTTCGCCGCCGTGGGAAACGATCTGGATCGAGGAAAGCCCAGCGCGCCCCCCAAGGGCAGTCGCTAGGTCCGCGAGACCGCCATTCGCGCCGTCGAACAACAGCACTTCCGCGTCCGGCGACAGGCCATCGAGGAGCTTTTCAAAACCGGCAACGGATGTATCGACAACAATCAGTGTCCCACCGCCCGAAACAAGCTGGGGCTCCAGCGCGTCTGTTGCTTCGCGTGTCGAGAATTTCAGATCGATATCGTCCGGCATGATGCCTCCCAACAAATCCGGGCAGCACATGTGCTGCCCCGGTTACTCGAACGTCTGTTCCTGCGGCCTACTCCGCCACGGCCTCTTCCAGCGTCGCAGCCTTGCGGGCCGCTGGCGCCGTTTGCTGCGCCACAATCACGCTGGCGCTAGTGCCCGCCGTATCCTTCCAGAAATCCATCCCCTCGAACTTCCGGAAAAGATCGGGCGGCAGCACCGTTTTGCGTGCCTTGAATTCGACCTTGGGCCGCACCTTGTGCAAGCCCTTGACGCCAAGCGCCTCATCGAAGCGTTCCGCATCAAATTCCACATGGTCGAAATCATGACCCTTGTACCAGCTCTCGCCCATAAACTGATAAACCAGCTTCAGCGTCTTTTCGGGCGCCCGGGTCAGGATTTCATAATCGACGATCAGCAGGCGCTTCGAATGCTCGCCGTAGAAGGCTTCCTTAAGCGATGTCCAGGCGAGACCCACAAGCCGGTTATGGCGGGCGAGCGCTTCAGTCCGACTGTAGACAGTCGCCCGCTCGCCGTCGTTGCCGAACATGCGCGTATTTTCGTAAGGGTCCTTGCGGAACATGCGCTCCAGACTGTCCATCACCCAGGGCACATCGCGCACGCAGGCGATCACTTTCGATTCCGGAAACATGTCGGCCAGAAGCGGCATCCGTGCCGTCCATTGGCGATTGGTATCGAAGAATATCTCGCGGTCAGTGGTCGTACGACAGAAGGCCGCCACCACTGCTTTCAGGATCGCCGGACGCTGGCTTTCTTCAAGAAGGAGCGACACCTCGGTGCCCGACCCCATGATGTTGAGATTGGCAGCGACAAGGGGCGCGAGTGCGCTCGACATCGAGGCATGAAAGCGCGGGTTCTGCCGAAGGAGCGCCGACAGGAGCGTCGATCCCGACCGCGGCAGGCCGGAAATAAAATGCAACTTTTGCGGCGCGAGCTTTCCCCGTTGCGCGACTAGCGACACTACCTACCCCTTTTAATTCTTCCAAAACTCAGCCTACACGTGGTGGCGCTGGACGGAAAGCCCCTATCGTTAACCCGCTCCGGCCACAGCTCCTTCAAGGGAAACAGAAAAAACGGCCCGGAGCCTCCGCCCCGAGCCGTTCTTTCAATGGTTGCTGCGACCGTCGACTTCTCGGTCAGACGAACTCGAACCCCGCCTTGGTCATGGGCAGGTCCATGATGCGCTTGCCGGTTTTCGCGAAGATCGCGTTGGCGACTGCCGGGCCGGTCGGCGGCACGCCGGGTTCGCCGACGCCGGTGGGCGCATTGTTCGACGGCACGATGGCCACGTCCACGGCCGGCATCTCCTTGTTCCGGAGAAGCTCATAGTCCGGGAAGTTATACTGGTCGACCTCGCCGTCCGTCAGCGTGATGGCATCGCGGAAAATGGCCGTCAGCGCGAAGCCCGCCCCGCCTTCCATCTGGGCGCGGATCACATCGGGATTGACCGCCACGCCGCATTCGACTGCCATATGGAGCTTGTCGACATGGACGCTGGTGCCATCCGCCGCCACATCCGCCACAACGGCAACGCAGGTGTTGAAGGAATAATGGCAGGCAAAGCCGCGCTGGTCGCCCTTCTTCCAGCCCGAGGTCTCCCGGACCAGCTTGATCGCTTCGATCATGCGGGCCTGATTGGGCTTTGCAGGGTCCAGCATCGACAGGCGCATCTCGATCGGGTCCTGCCCGCTTTCGCGCGCCACCATATCGAGAAGGCTTTCCATCACGAAGGCAGTGTGGGTATGCCCCACCGAGCGCCACCAGAGGATCGGCACCGGTGTCTCGAAATCGCTGAGACCAATGGCCAGATTCGGCAGGGTATAAAGGCTCTCCGCCACACCCTCCACCGAGGTCGGGTCCACCCCGTTCTGCACCATGCCTTCGAAGGGCGAGCCCTTCATGATCGACTTGGTGGCGATCCGGTGATCCCAGCCGACGATCTTGCCGCCCCCATCGAGCCCCACTTTCGCACGATGTGCCGCGACAGAACGGTAATAGCCACCGCGAATGTCGTCTTCCCGGCTCCACACCAGTTTCACCGGCGCCTTGCGGTCCGACACGGCAAAGGCCATCGCGGCTTCGACATTATAGTCGGAATCCTTGTTGGCCCGCCGCCCGAAAGACCCACCAGCATAATAGGTTTTGATCTCCACCTTTTCAGGCGCAAGGCCAAGGGCGGCGGCCACCATCGGCCGGGTGAAGGTCGGGAACTGGCACCCGTCATGAACCCGCACGCCGCCACCGGCGACCGGCTCGATGATGCAGTTCTCGGGCTCCAGCGGCGCATGGGCAAGGAAGGGGAAATCAAACTCCGCCTCGATGGTTTTGGCGGCACCGGCGAGTGCCGGAGCAACGGAGGCCAGCGATACTTCGTGGCTTGCCTCGAACTGCGGCTTGTC
The Gimibacter soli DNA segment above includes these coding regions:
- a CDS encoding xanthine dehydrogenase family protein molybdopterin-binding subunit, with translation MNISVSRRGFLRGSAAGAAALLIGLNARGVLAAAGSLSADINPFVRIDADGMVTVIIKHFEMGQGTTTGLTTLVAEELDADWDRVKPEFAAANDKLYANLFFGAQGTGGSTSIANSFLQYREAGAAARDLLVRAAAASWKVDPASITVEKGILKSGSKSGHFGKFVSAAAKLQPAEKPTIKTPDQFKLIGNAKLHRKDNDGKTDGTAMFAMDVHLPGMIYAAIMRAPRFGGTVTSFDDSGAKGVPGFIAAKALPNNAGVVAFGKNTWAAFQARDALSVEWDFTKAEGRSTDAMTADLHALLDKPQFEASHEVSLASVAPALAGAAKTIEAEFDFPFLAHAPLEPENCIIEPVAGGGVRVHDGCQFPTFTRPMVAAALGLAPEKVEIKTYYAGGSFGRRANKDSDYNVEAAMAFAVSDRKAPVKLVWSREDDIRGGYYRSVAAHRAKVGLDGGGKIVGWDHRIATKSIMKGSPFEGMVQNGVDPTSVEGVAESLYTLPNLAIGLSDFETPVPILWWRSVGHTHTAFVMESLLDMVARESGQDPIEMRLSMLDPAKPNQARMIEAIKLVRETSGWKKGDQRGFACHYSFNTCVAVVADVAADGTSVHVDKLHMAVECGVAVNPDVIRAQMEGGAGFALTAIFRDAITLTDGEVDQYNFPDYELLRNKEMPAVDVAIVPSNNAPTGVGEPGVPPTGPAVANAIFAKTGKRIMDLPMTKAGFEFV
- a CDS encoding DUF4347 domain-containing protein, coding for MPDDIDLKFSTREATDALEPQLVSGGGTLIVVDTSVAGFEKLLDGLSPDAEVLLFDGANGGLADLATALGGRAGLSSIQIVSHGGEGALVFGTDTVTADNIEDHSDALATIGKALGEGGDLLLYGCEVGGGGTGQAFIDAVAKATGADVAASDDLTGSVAAGGDWDLEIRTGDIEAETPFSDAALADFSGVLAIPGTINFSSIGTAGSLGGANSVNASATDSGYTLTLDGASASTYMGFGRGYTSSGETMLTLSFNGGYQFSATSIYLYNVSGTNDSFKITSDQGDSVTTGTYADSAGGTINLTGFDNITKLYIYAVDNSGYFSIDNLAISSISAPNNAPTVSGAPSDVTVTEDTASNLDLSAVTFADADGDSLTVTLAVGAGTMAASSGGSVTVGGSGTGTMTLSGTAANINTFLDTASNIQYTGASNANGDDATTLTITPNDGTVDGTPANVNIDITAVNDAPTISGAPSDVTVTEDTASNLDLSAITLADVEGDSLTVTLAAGAGTMAASSGGGVTVGGSGTGTMTLSGTVANINTFLDTASNIQYTGASNANGNDATTVTITPNDGTVNGTPAVVNIDITAVNDAPTISGAPSDVTVTEDTASDLDLSAVTFADVEGDSLTVTLAAGAGTMAASSGGGVTIGGSGTGTMTLTGTVANINTYLDTASNIQYTGASNAAGNDATTLTITPNDGTDDGTPAVVNIDITGVNDDPSGAGAPSDITVAEDTASSVDFSGISFTDVDGDTVTVKVSAGAGTFGLANPAPYSLAASGNGTGTFTLTGTIADIESYFDTPSNVTYATASNVTGNDVTTIAVTINDGNGGGDIAVGTVNVDSAAVNDAPTFAGLDGTPSFTEGGSAVTLDSDVTVADLELDAAADFAGASLTIARNGGADTTDTFGFGASGSFAVSGGDLQAGGLTFATFTDVNGTLTINFTSSGTTATGALVDAVLQAITYQNTSNTPPATAQMDWTFSDGNSASAQGTGDNPGTVTGSTTVSITGVNDEPTLTATGGDPTYVEGAGAADLFNTVSASTVESGQTVSGLTLTVTNLSDGASEILAADGTSIALTNGNSGTTATNSLSYSVSVTGGTATVTLSGGTMSEAAVTTLVDGLGYQNTSDDPTTGSSRVVTITSMADSGGTANGGDDTASLAISSTVSLTPVNDAPSVGNVFGDSASEIVAGTGAENVTDLDDATVTNADSADYNGGFLTIAQDSGTANGSWSVDGANVTSGGDGVISAGETIMVGGVSVGTVHATNDGQGGNTLEIDFDTANATSANIQTLIQNLNYSGPSGLGARDFTLTLNDGDGTANGGDQDASGAFTITMTPNPPVISNMDGDSATWTEGGSAVALDTGTAASITDADSSDFDGGNLTVSYQSGQQNEDRITLNTSGTVTLSAGMTAGSTVSVGGTAIGTINVGATGGAGEDLTITFNSDATVARVQTLVQALQYDNVGGDTPTDGDREIRITVTDAGSNAASGSADVTINVDPVNDNPSATGVPTDVTVTEDTASNLNISAISLSDDSGVASVTVTLAVNAGTMTASSGGGVTVTGSGTGSLSLAGTIADIDTWLNTASNVQYTGASNAAGNDAATLTITANDGGNTGSGGGGNVTLGTVNIDITGVNDAPTSSGGTASGTAGKSLTFAASNFAFADVDSGDTLASIRIDTLPATGILKLNGVDVTLNQVITAANIAQLTYTGDAAGSYTFTYSVNDGTTFAAAPATMTVSLVNAGNLAPAAPQLSGQTVAENAAGATIGTLTAVDPEGGAVTFTVSDSRFEVIGSTLKLKAGVSLDFETEPAVNILVTARDALGLTSSRGFNIQVSDAAEQTGSNGNDTLVGTDFDDFIKPGGGNDRIDSGNGRDTINGGTGDDTIHGGDDDDLLLGGVGNDSVRGDAGNDLIYAGRFDLGDDRVLGDEGSDTLGGGRGDDTVMGGAGDDLLWGREGDDNLAGGEGDDLIYNGDGNDTVVGGAGDDTLWANAGDDILSGGDGADTFLFGMLVGHDVISDFDVDEDALDFRQSGSGFTVLDDLIAAASETSVDGVAGVLIDLGGENSVFLAGLDLADLNDVTALF
- a CDS encoding sulfotransferase family protein, with the protein product MSLVAQRGKLAPQKLHFISGLPRSGSTLLSALLRQNPRFHASMSSALAPLVAANLNIMGSGTEVSLLLEESQRPAILKAVVAAFCRTTTDREIFFDTNRQWTARMPLLADMFPESKVIACVRDVPWVMDSLERMFRKDPYENTRMFGNDGERATVYSRTEALARHNRLVGLAWTSLKEAFYGEHSKRLLIVDYEILTRAPEKTLKLVYQFMGESWYKGHDFDHVEFDAERFDEALGVKGLHKVRPKVEFKARKTVLPPDLFRKFEGMDFWKDTAGTSASVIVAQQTAPAARKAATLEEAVAE